The Agromyces sp. LHK192 genome includes a window with the following:
- a CDS encoding cytochrome bc complex cytochrome b subunit: MSTATSNAPQKRSFTAAASVYVNERTSIAGFVKELGRKAFPDHWSFLLGEVALFSFVVVLISGTFLTFFFQASMAEVHYDGSYVPLKGVEMSVAMASTLDISFDIRGGLFVRQMHHWAALMFVAAIGLHMLRIFFTGAFRKPREFNWLIGFVLFILAMAEGFTGYSLPDDLLSGNGLAIINGMVKGIPLVGTWISFLLFGGEFPGTDIVGRLYTLHILLLPALVVALIAIHLVLVVVHKHTQYAGPGKTPGNAVGPPILPIYAAKAGGFFFIIFGVLALIASLFTINPIWNYGPYDPSPVSAGTQPDWYIGFADGALRLIPPGWEFVWLDRTWSFNILVPLAGIGVFLLLAIAYPFIEAWVTGDKREHHIADRPRNAPTRTAIGAAGVTFYAGLWAAASSDILATHFWLTMEGVIHALQAVVIIGPFIAYFITKRVCLALQKKDREIVLHGYESGRIVKLPGGEFIEVHQPLDEYDRWRLVSFESYAPLMIRPNARGKITFGQKIRASLSRWFFEDRIAPVGRAELEASHHDEHH, encoded by the coding sequence TTGAGCACCGCAACGTCCAACGCGCCGCAGAAGCGGTCGTTCACGGCGGCCGCGTCCGTCTACGTCAACGAACGCACGAGCATCGCCGGCTTCGTCAAGGAGCTCGGTCGCAAGGCCTTCCCCGACCACTGGTCGTTCCTGCTCGGTGAGGTCGCGCTCTTCAGCTTCGTCGTCGTGCTCATCTCCGGCACGTTCCTGACGTTCTTCTTCCAGGCCTCCATGGCCGAGGTGCACTACGACGGCTCGTACGTGCCACTCAAGGGCGTCGAGATGTCGGTCGCGATGGCATCCACCCTCGACATCTCGTTCGACATTCGCGGCGGCCTGTTCGTGCGCCAGATGCACCACTGGGCGGCGCTCATGTTCGTGGCGGCCATCGGCCTCCACATGCTCCGCATCTTCTTCACCGGCGCATTCCGCAAGCCGCGCGAGTTCAACTGGCTGATCGGCTTCGTGCTGTTCATCCTGGCCATGGCCGAGGGCTTCACCGGCTATTCGCTCCCCGACGACCTGCTGTCGGGTAACGGCCTCGCGATCATCAACGGCATGGTCAAGGGCATCCCGCTCGTCGGCACCTGGATCTCCTTCCTGCTGTTCGGCGGCGAGTTCCCGGGCACCGACATCGTCGGGCGCCTGTACACGCTGCACATCCTGCTGCTCCCCGCGCTGGTCGTCGCCTTGATCGCGATCCACCTGGTGCTCGTGGTCGTCCACAAGCACACGCAGTACGCCGGCCCCGGCAAGACGCCCGGCAACGCGGTCGGCCCGCCCATCCTCCCGATCTACGCGGCCAAGGCCGGCGGCTTCTTCTTCATCATCTTCGGCGTGCTCGCGCTGATCGCGTCGCTGTTCACGATCAACCCGATCTGGAACTACGGCCCGTACGACCCCTCCCCCGTCTCGGCCGGAACTCAGCCCGACTGGTACATCGGCTTCGCCGACGGTGCCCTGCGACTCATCCCGCCGGGTTGGGAGTTCGTCTGGCTGGACCGCACGTGGTCGTTCAACATCCTCGTGCCGCTCGCCGGCATCGGTGTCTTCCTGCTCCTTGCGATCGCGTACCCGTTCATCGAGGCCTGGGTCACAGGCGACAAGCGCGAGCACCACATCGCCGACCGGCCGCGCAACGCGCCCACCCGGACCGCGATCGGTGCGGCGGGCGTCACGTTCTACGCCGGCCTCTGGGCCGCCGCGAGCTCGGACATCCTGGCCACGCACTTCTGGCTCACGATGGAGGGCGTGATCCACGCCCTGCAGGCCGTCGTGATCATCGGACCGTTCATCGCGTACTTCATCACGAAGCGCGTGTGCCTCGCGCTGCAGAAGAAGGACCGCGAGATCGTGCTGCACGGCTACGAGTCGGGCCGCATCGTGAAGCTGCCGGGCGGCGAGTTCATCGAGGTGCACCAACCGCTCGACGAGTACGACCGCTGGCGCCTCGTGAGCTTCGAGAGCTACGCGCCGCTGATGATCCGCCCGAACGCTCGTGGCAAGATCACCTTCGGTCAGAAGATCCGTGCTTCGCTCTCGCGCTGGTTCTTCGAGGACCGCATCGCCCCGGTCGGGCGTGCGGAGCTCGAGGCGTCGCACCACGACGAGCACCACTGA
- a CDS encoding ubiquinol-cytochrome c reductase iron-sulfur subunit, producing the protein MAQDDTSGTDIVAADSSHAAPAASPGTAVISADAFENPGFPPHRPRVTDEIPQRNKRAQRTVYTLFYLSVLGSVWAIAAYMLFPMESNDVGQVRLNNMFFGLGATLALLALGFGIVHWGKAVMKDVELVDERHPIGGSPETQAAAAKVFADADEESGFTRRTAIRNSLIGALLVFPLPAVVLFRGFAPQDQLPVPLLSHTMWKKGTRLAIDPSGVPIRAADVTIGSAFHVIPEGLQDLEHGRLEEKAKAAVLLMRLNPEELNEREDRKDWSYDGIVAYSKICTHVGCPVALYEQHTHHLLCPCHQSQFDVANHCEVIFGPAARALPQLPIAVDDEGYLIAQSDFTEPVGPSFWERH; encoded by the coding sequence ATGGCCCAGGACGACACCAGCGGGACGGACATCGTCGCCGCCGACTCGTCGCACGCCGCGCCCGCCGCTTCGCCCGGTACCGCGGTCATCTCCGCTGACGCGTTCGAGAACCCCGGGTTCCCGCCGCACCGCCCCCGCGTCACCGACGAGATCCCCCAGCGCAACAAGCGCGCCCAGCGCACCGTCTACACCCTCTTCTACCTGTCGGTGCTCGGCAGCGTGTGGGCGATCGCCGCGTACATGCTGTTCCCGATGGAGTCGAACGACGTCGGACAGGTCCGCCTGAACAACATGTTCTTCGGCCTGGGCGCGACGCTGGCGCTGCTCGCGCTCGGCTTCGGCATCGTGCACTGGGGCAAGGCCGTGATGAAGGACGTGGAGCTCGTCGACGAGCGCCACCCGATCGGCGGCTCCCCCGAGACGCAGGCTGCTGCGGCGAAGGTCTTCGCCGACGCCGACGAGGAGTCGGGCTTCACTCGCCGGACCGCGATCCGCAACAGCCTGATCGGCGCGCTGCTGGTCTTCCCGCTCCCCGCCGTGGTGCTGTTCCGAGGCTTCGCGCCGCAGGACCAGCTCCCGGTGCCGCTGCTCAGCCACACGATGTGGAAGAAGGGCACGCGCCTCGCGATCGACCCGTCGGGTGTCCCGATCCGAGCCGCCGACGTCACGATCGGCAGCGCGTTCCACGTCATCCCCGAGGGCCTCCAGGACCTCGAGCACGGCCGCCTCGAAGAGAAGGCGAAGGCCGCGGTCCTGCTCATGCGCCTCAACCCCGAAGAGCTCAACGAGCGCGAGGACCGCAAGGACTGGTCCTACGACGGCATCGTCGCGTACTCGAAGATCTGCACGCACGTCGGCTGCCCGGTCGCCCTCTACGAGCAGCACACGCACCACCTGCTGTGCCCGTGCCACCAGTCGCAGTTCGACGTCGCCAACCACTGCGAGGTCATCTTCGGCCCGGCCGCACGCGCCCTGCCGCAGCTGCCCATCGCTGTCGATGACGAGGGCTACCTCATCGCGCAGAGCGACTTCACCGAACCCGTCGGCCCGAGCTTCTGGGAGCGTCATTGA
- a CDS encoding cytochrome c, with amino-acid sequence MNRKSRRTGRRHPLATVALLALGLVFTGGAYAAFSTGTAQAEADATSQQTIEEGKKLFQANCATCHGLAAEGTADGPSLVGVGAAAVDFQVGTGRMPMQMQGPQAQQKPVQFTDEQVKQLAYYVASLGPGPDIPADHLVNGGGDAANGAELFRINCAMCHNVAGAGGALTEGKFAPPLTDVSGVHIYEAMVTGPQNMPVFNDMNISAEDKRDIITYLKYVQDNRSPGGFELGSLGPVAEGLFIWIFGLGAVVAITVWITAKSN; translated from the coding sequence ATGAACCGCAAGTCGCGACGCACCGGACGCCGGCATCCGCTCGCCACCGTCGCGCTCCTGGCACTCGGTCTCGTCTTCACCGGCGGCGCCTACGCCGCCTTCAGCACCGGCACCGCCCAGGCCGAGGCGGATGCGACCTCCCAGCAGACGATCGAAGAGGGCAAGAAGCTCTTCCAGGCCAACTGCGCCACCTGCCACGGCCTCGCAGCCGAGGGCACCGCCGACGGCCCCAGCCTCGTCGGCGTCGGCGCGGCTGCCGTCGACTTCCAGGTCGGCACCGGCCGTATGCCCATGCAGATGCAGGGGCCGCAGGCCCAGCAGAAGCCGGTGCAGTTCACCGATGAGCAGGTCAAGCAGCTCGCGTACTACGTGGCGTCCCTCGGCCCCGGCCCCGACATCCCCGCCGACCACCTCGTGAACGGCGGCGGCGACGCCGCCAACGGTGCGGAGCTCTTCCGCATCAACTGCGCGATGTGCCACAACGTCGCGGGCGCCGGCGGCGCACTGACCGAGGGCAAGTTCGCTCCCCCGCTCACCGACGTCTCGGGCGTGCACATCTACGAGGCCATGGTCACGGGCCCCCAGAACATGCCCGTGTTCAACGACATGAACATCAGCGCCGAGGACAAGCGCGACATCATCACGTACCTCAAGTACGTCCAGGACAACCGCTCGCCGGGTGGGTTCGAGCTCGGCTCGCTCGGCCCGGTCGCGGAGGGCCTGTTCATCTGGATCTTCGGTCTCGGCGCAGTCGTCGCGATCACCGTGTGGATCACGGCGAAGTCCAACTAG
- a CDS encoding heme-copper oxidase subunit III: MTSTSLTSQASAPLIRRPNTVAVGTIVWLGSEVMFFAGLFAIYFTLRAMSPELWAYEADRLNFPFSLTNTIILVASSFTCQFGVFAAEKMKPYATGSLWNLRQWGMVEWFFLTFVMGAIFVAGQVWEYATLVSEGIAIDSNAYGSAFYLTTGFHGLHVTGGLIAFLLVIGRVFAVKNFGHKEATSAIVVSYYWHFVDVVWIGLFLVIYVLK, from the coding sequence GTGACGAGCACCTCATTGACTTCTCAGGCGAGCGCGCCCTTGATCAGGCGTCCCAACACCGTGGCGGTCGGCACGATCGTCTGGCTCGGCAGTGAGGTGATGTTCTTCGCCGGCCTGTTCGCGATCTACTTCACGCTCCGTGCGATGTCGCCCGAGCTGTGGGCGTACGAGGCCGACCGCCTGAACTTCCCGTTCTCGCTCACGAACACGATCATCCTCGTGGCGTCGAGCTTCACCTGCCAGTTCGGCGTGTTCGCGGCAGAGAAGATGAAGCCCTATGCCACCGGCTCCCTCTGGAACCTCAGGCAGTGGGGCATGGTCGAGTGGTTCTTCCTCACCTTCGTCATGGGCGCGATCTTCGTCGCCGGCCAGGTCTGGGAGTACGCCACGCTCGTCTCCGAGGGCATCGCGATCGACTCGAACGCGTACGGTTCCGCGTTCTACCTGACCACCGGGTTCCACGGCCTCCACGTCACAGGCGGCCTCATCGCGTTCCTCCTGGTCATCGGCCGCGTCTTCGCCGTGAAGAACTTCGGTCACAAGGAGGCGACGAGCGCGATCGTCGTGTCCTACTACTGGCACTTCGTCGATGTCGTCTGGATCGGCCTGTTCCTCGTCATCTACGTCCTCAAGTAA
- the trpD gene encoding anthranilate phosphoribosyltransferase encodes MTEAQTWPGILTTLLDGNDLSVSDAAWSMEQVMTGEVTNAQLAAFLVALRLKGETVDEIVGFRDAILEHARPLDVDAMALDIVGTGGDRFGTVNVSTMASIVCAAVGVPVLKHGNKAASSASGSSDVLAALGIDLTLEPERVADGFEQTGIGFAFASAFHPGFRHAGAVRAELGVPTVFNFLGPLCNPARPEASAVGVAHLDRVPLIVGVFQTRGATALVFRGDDGLDELTTTGHSHIWEVSGGTVKEHDLDPRELGIARASIGQLKGGTPERNAEIVREVLGGATGAVRDIVVLNAAAGLVSFGLAKDPGQFQRPILERFREQITIAEAAIDSGDALRKLDEWIAVTQA; translated from the coding sequence ATGACCGAAGCGCAGACCTGGCCCGGAATCCTGACGACCCTGCTGGACGGGAACGACCTCAGCGTGTCGGATGCCGCGTGGAGCATGGAGCAGGTCATGACGGGCGAGGTCACGAACGCGCAGCTCGCCGCATTCCTGGTCGCACTCCGGTTGAAGGGGGAGACGGTCGACGAGATCGTCGGCTTCCGCGACGCGATCCTCGAGCATGCACGCCCGCTCGACGTCGACGCGATGGCGCTCGACATCGTGGGAACCGGCGGCGACCGTTTCGGCACGGTGAACGTGTCCACGATGGCCTCCATCGTCTGCGCCGCGGTCGGGGTGCCCGTGCTCAAGCACGGCAACAAGGCGGCGAGTTCGGCGTCGGGCTCGTCCGACGTGCTGGCCGCCCTCGGAATCGACCTCACCCTCGAACCGGAGCGCGTCGCCGACGGCTTCGAGCAGACGGGCATCGGGTTCGCCTTCGCATCGGCATTCCACCCGGGTTTCCGCCACGCCGGCGCGGTGCGTGCCGAACTCGGCGTTCCCACCGTGTTCAACTTCCTCGGCCCGCTGTGCAATCCGGCCCGGCCCGAGGCATCCGCCGTCGGCGTCGCCCACCTCGACCGGGTGCCGCTCATCGTCGGCGTCTTCCAGACCCGCGGCGCGACCGCGCTGGTGTTCCGCGGCGACGACGGGCTCGACGAACTGACCACTACGGGGCACAGCCACATCTGGGAGGTCTCGGGCGGCACGGTGAAGGAGCACGACCTCGATCCCAGGGAGCTCGGCATCGCGCGGGCGTCCATCGGGCAGCTCAAGGGCGGCACCCCTGAACGCAATGCCGAGATCGTCCGCGAAGTGCTCGGTGGCGCGACGGGCGCCGTGCGGGACATCGTGGTCCTGAACGCGGCCGCCGGGCTCGTGTCGTTCGGGCTCGCGAAGGACCCGGGCCAGTTCCAGCGGCCGATCCTCGAACGCTTCCGCGAGCAGATCACCATCGCCGAGGCCGCGATCGACAGTGGCGACGCGCTGCGCAAGCTGGACGAGTGGATCGCCGTCACGCAGGCCTGA
- the glpK gene encoding glycerol kinase GlpK: protein MADYILAIDQGTTSTRAIIFDKGGSIISTGQLEHEQIFPKAGWVEHDPLEIWTNTREVIGQALGKADLTRHDIAAVGITNQRETAVVWDKNTGQPVYNAIVWQDTRTQPIVDRLAADGGVERFKQDVGLPLATYFSGTKIVWILENVEGAREKAEAGDLLFGTTDCWVLWNLTGGVDGGVHATDVTNASRTLFMDLETLSWRDDILEAFGVPKSMLPEIKSSSEVYGTVESSSLLREVPVAGILGDQQAATFGQAAFDQGESKNTYGTGNFLIFNTDTEIVHSKNGLLTTLGYKLGDQPAHYALEGSIAVTGSLIQWLRDNLGLISSAPEVEELAKSVEDNGGAYFVPAFSGLFAPYWRPDARGALVGLTRYVNKGHIARAALEATAFQTREVLDAVNADSGVELTELKVDGGMIANNTLMQFQADILGVPVVRPVVAETTALGAAYAAGLAVGFWSGLDDLRANWQEDRRWEPKMEADERERQLRLWKKAVSKTFDWVDEDVS, encoded by the coding sequence ATGGCCGACTACATCCTGGCCATCGACCAGGGCACCACCAGCACCCGCGCGATCATCTTCGACAAGGGTGGATCGATCATCTCGACAGGTCAGCTCGAGCACGAGCAGATCTTCCCCAAGGCCGGCTGGGTCGAACACGATCCGCTCGAGATCTGGACCAACACCCGCGAGGTGATCGGGCAGGCCCTCGGCAAGGCCGACCTGACCCGCCACGACATCGCCGCGGTCGGCATCACCAACCAGCGCGAGACCGCCGTGGTGTGGGACAAGAACACCGGGCAGCCCGTCTACAACGCCATCGTCTGGCAGGACACGCGCACGCAGCCGATCGTCGACCGCCTCGCCGCCGACGGCGGCGTCGAGCGCTTCAAGCAGGACGTCGGCCTCCCGCTGGCGACCTACTTCTCCGGCACCAAGATCGTATGGATCCTCGAGAACGTCGAGGGCGCCCGCGAGAAGGCTGAGGCCGGCGACCTGCTCTTCGGCACGACCGACTGCTGGGTCCTGTGGAACCTCACGGGCGGCGTCGACGGCGGCGTCCACGCGACGGATGTCACGAACGCCAGTCGCACGCTGTTCATGGACCTCGAGACCCTGAGCTGGCGCGACGACATCCTCGAGGCATTCGGCGTTCCGAAGTCGATGCTCCCCGAGATCAAGAGCTCCTCCGAGGTCTACGGCACCGTCGAGTCGTCGAGCCTGCTGCGCGAGGTGCCGGTCGCCGGCATCCTCGGCGACCAGCAGGCCGCGACGTTCGGGCAGGCGGCGTTCGACCAGGGCGAGTCGAAGAACACCTACGGCACGGGCAACTTCCTGATCTTCAACACGGACACCGAGATCGTCCACTCGAAGAACGGACTGCTCACGACGCTCGGCTACAAGCTGGGCGACCAGCCGGCGCACTACGCGCTCGAGGGATCGATCGCCGTCACGGGTTCGCTCATCCAGTGGCTCCGCGACAACCTGGGCCTCATCTCGAGCGCGCCGGAGGTCGAGGAGCTCGCCAAGTCGGTCGAGGACAACGGCGGCGCGTACTTCGTCCCGGCGTTCTCGGGCCTGTTCGCGCCGTACTGGCGTCCTGACGCCCGCGGCGCGCTCGTCGGCCTCACCCGCTACGTGAACAAGGGGCACATCGCCCGTGCGGCGCTCGAGGCGACGGCGTTCCAGACCCGCGAGGTGCTGGACGCCGTCAACGCGGACTCGGGCGTGGAACTCACGGAGCTGAAGGTCGACGGCGGCATGATCGCGAACAACACGCTCATGCAGTTCCAGGCCGACATCCTCGGCGTGCCGGTCGTGCGCCCCGTGGTCGCCGAGACCACGGCGCTCGGCGCGGCCTATGCGGCCGGCCTCGCGGTCGGCTTCTGGTCGGGCCTCGACGACCTCCGCGCCAACTGGCAGGAGGACCGCCGGTGGGAGCCGAAGATGGAGGCCGACGAGCGTGAGCGCCAGCTCAGGCTCTGGAAGAAGGCCGTCTCCAAGACGTTCGACTGGGTCGACGAGGACGTCTCCTGA
- a CDS encoding MIP/aquaporin family protein, with translation MNLGVIFISELVGTAMLVLLGCGVVANVALIRTKGNGGGFLMVNIGWGLAVFAGVIVSYASGAHLNPAVTLGLMTNYLAEGKADYVPGIPVDAASTLTYIGAQLLGAIIGAVFVWLAYKQHFDEEPEPANKLGVFSTGPAIRSYGWNFVTEVIGTFVLVFVILGFSYGGTPAELGAIPVAFLVIVIGTSLGGPTGYAINPARDLGPRIAHAFLPIKGKGSSDWGYSWIPVFGPIVGGVIAGIAALGLLPVVG, from the coding sequence ATGAATCTCGGAGTGATATTCATCTCGGAGTTGGTCGGCACGGCGATGCTGGTCCTCCTCGGTTGCGGCGTCGTCGCGAACGTCGCACTCATCCGCACCAAAGGCAACGGCGGCGGATTCCTCATGGTCAACATCGGCTGGGGCCTCGCGGTCTTCGCCGGTGTGATCGTGTCCTACGCGTCGGGTGCGCACCTCAACCCGGCCGTCACGCTCGGCCTGATGACGAACTACCTGGCGGAGGGCAAGGCCGACTACGTCCCGGGCATCCCCGTCGACGCGGCATCCACACTCACGTACATCGGCGCACAGCTGCTCGGCGCGATCATCGGTGCAGTGTTCGTGTGGCTGGCCTACAAGCAGCACTTCGACGAGGAGCCCGAGCCCGCCAACAAGCTCGGCGTCTTCTCGACCGGCCCGGCGATCCGCTCCTACGGGTGGAACTTCGTCACCGAGGTCATCGGCACGTTCGTGCTGGTGTTCGTCATCCTCGGGTTCAGCTACGGCGGAACCCCGGCCGAGCTCGGTGCCATCCCGGTCGCATTCCTGGTGATCGTGATCGGTACCTCGCTCGGTGGTCCGACCGGCTACGCGATCAACCCCGCACGCGACCTCGGTCCGCGCATCGCCCACGCGTTCCTCCCGATCAAGGGCAAGGGCTCGAGCGACTGGGGTTACTCGTGGATCCCGGTGTTCGGCCCGATCGTCGGCGGCGTGATCGCCGGAATCGCGGCACTCGGACTGCTCCCGGTAGTCGGCTGA
- the dhaK gene encoding dihydroxyacetone kinase subunit DhaK encodes MKKIINDPKQVVDESVAGFGIAHADIVTVETDPLFVRRADAPVAGKVGLVSGGGSGHEPLHAGYVGYGMLDAAVPGAVFTSPTPDPILAATKAADGGAGVLHIVKNYTGDVLNFETAADLAAADGIEVRAVVTNDDVAVKDSLYTAGRRGVAGTVLVEKIAGAAAQRGDSLDEVAEIAERVNANARSMGMALTPCTVPHAGEPSFTLADDEVEIGIGIHGEPGRERIKLEPADALVDRLLEPVLEDLPYASGDRVLLFLNGMGGTPQVELYLAYRRAAEVLAERGIEVTRSLVGNFITSLEMQGFSVTLLKLDDEMVELWDAPVQTAALRWGR; translated from the coding sequence GTGAAGAAGATCATCAACGACCCGAAGCAGGTGGTCGACGAATCCGTCGCCGGATTCGGCATCGCACACGCCGACATCGTCACGGTCGAGACGGACCCGCTGTTCGTCCGACGGGCCGACGCGCCGGTCGCAGGCAAGGTCGGCCTCGTCTCGGGCGGCGGCAGCGGCCATGAGCCGCTCCACGCGGGATACGTCGGCTACGGCATGCTCGACGCGGCCGTGCCCGGCGCGGTGTTCACGTCGCCGACGCCCGACCCGATCCTCGCCGCCACGAAGGCCGCCGACGGGGGAGCCGGGGTACTCCACATCGTGAAGAACTACACCGGCGACGTGCTCAACTTCGAGACCGCAGCCGACCTCGCCGCCGCGGACGGCATCGAGGTGCGCGCCGTCGTCACCAACGACGACGTCGCCGTGAAGGACTCGCTCTACACGGCGGGTCGGCGCGGGGTCGCCGGCACCGTGCTCGTCGAGAAGATCGCCGGCGCTGCGGCGCAGCGCGGCGACTCGCTCGACGAGGTGGCAGAGATCGCCGAGCGGGTGAACGCGAACGCACGTTCGATGGGCATGGCGCTCACGCCCTGCACCGTGCCGCACGCAGGGGAGCCCAGCTTCACGCTCGCCGACGACGAGGTCGAGATCGGGATCGGGATCCACGGCGAGCCGGGTCGCGAGCGCATCAAGCTCGAGCCCGCCGACGCGCTCGTCGACCGACTGCTCGAGCCGGTGCTCGAGGACCTGCCCTACGCCTCCGGCGACCGGGTGCTGCTGTTCCTGAACGGCATGGGCGGCACGCCGCAGGTCGAGCTGTACCTCGCGTACCGACGTGCCGCCGAGGTGCTCGCCGAGCGCGGCATCGAGGTCACCCGTTCGCTCGTGGGCAACTTCATCACGTCGCTCGAGATGCAGGGCTTCTCGGTGACGCTGCTGAAGCTCGACGACGAGATGGTCGAACTGTGGGATGCCCCGGTGCAGACGGCCGCGCTGCGGTGGGGTCGCTGA
- the dhaL gene encoding dihydroxyacetone kinase subunit DhaL, translating into MADGGALGTEWALDWVRRSAATVSEHRVELITLDREIGDGDHGENLDRGFGAVLGKLDGVADDATPGDVLKLVATTLISTVGGAAGPLYGTAYLRGSTAVAGKSELEASDVVDFLTAARDGIVARGKAELEDKTMVDAWTPAVDAAGAAAAEGKSPAEVLAAAAAAAAAGAEATEPLVARKGRASYLGERSAGHRDPGAQSSAYLLQAAADAAGA; encoded by the coding sequence ATGGCGGACGGGGGCGCGCTCGGCACCGAGTGGGCGCTCGACTGGGTGCGGCGCAGTGCGGCGACCGTGTCGGAGCATCGGGTCGAGCTCATCACCCTCGACCGCGAGATCGGCGACGGCGACCACGGCGAGAACCTCGACCGCGGGTTCGGTGCGGTGCTCGGCAAGCTCGACGGCGTGGCCGACGACGCGACGCCGGGGGACGTGCTCAAGCTCGTCGCGACCACGCTGATCTCGACGGTCGGCGGTGCGGCCGGTCCGCTGTACGGCACCGCGTACCTGCGCGGGTCGACCGCCGTCGCCGGCAAGTCCGAGCTCGAGGCATCCGACGTCGTCGACTTCCTCACGGCCGCGCGCGACGGCATCGTCGCGCGCGGCAAGGCGGAACTCGAGGACAAGACGATGGTGGATGCCTGGACGCCGGCCGTCGACGCGGCCGGTGCCGCGGCGGCGGAAGGCAAGTCGCCCGCGGAGGTGCTCGCGGCGGCGGCTGCTGCCGCGGCGGCCGGCGCCGAGGCCACCGAGCCGCTCGTGGCCCGGAAGGGGCGCGCGAGCTACCTCGGCGAACGCTCGGCGGGCCACCGCGACCCTGGCGCCCAATCGTCGGCGTACCTGTTGCAGGCCGCGGCCGACGCGGCGGGTGCCTGA
- the dhaM gene encoding dihydroxyacetone kinase phosphoryl donor subunit DhaM, with translation MAGRVGIVFVSHSELIARGLVDLARQMAPNASLVAAGGTDDGRIGTSFEKVSAAIGEADAGDGVVVLCDLGSAILTTDTALEFLDDDQRARVRLVDAPLVEGGVAAAVSAEAGDDLEAVAAAARTAAGSPDADAAPPAGASPAGEPPAEASAAGPTRRVTLVNADGLHARPAAELVKLAATFDQPVTVNGVNAKSLLAIMALGLTQGAEIEISSDDPSGAAAVDAVAELAASGFGET, from the coding sequence ATGGCGGGCCGGGTCGGCATCGTCTTCGTCTCGCATTCCGAACTCATCGCGCGTGGTCTCGTCGACCTCGCCCGTCAGATGGCGCCGAACGCGAGCCTCGTGGCCGCGGGCGGCACCGACGACGGTCGCATCGGCACGAGTTTCGAGAAGGTGAGCGCAGCGATCGGCGAGGCCGACGCCGGCGACGGAGTCGTGGTGCTGTGCGATCTCGGCTCGGCGATCCTGACGACGGACACGGCGCTCGAGTTCCTCGACGACGACCAGCGTGCTCGGGTCCGGCTGGTCGACGCGCCGTTGGTCGAGGGCGGCGTCGCGGCCGCGGTCAGCGCCGAGGCGGGTGACGACCTCGAGGCGGTCGCGGCGGCGGCACGCACCGCCGCAGGTTCACCCGATGCGGATGCCGCTCCGCCCGCGGGCGCCTCACCCGCGGGCGAACCGCCGGCGGAGGCATCCGCTGCCGGTCCGACGCGCAGGGTGACGCTCGTGAACGCCGACGGACTGCACGCACGGCCGGCAGCCGAGCTGGTGAAGCTCGCGGCGACCTTCGATCAACCGGTGACGGTCAACGGGGTGAACGCGAAGAGCCTGCTGGCCATCATGGCGCTCGGCCTCACGCAGGGCGCCGAGATCGAGATCTCCAGCGACGACCCGTCGGGTGCTGCGGCGGTGGATGCCGTCGCCGAGCTCGCGGCATCCGGATTCGGCGAGACGTAG
- a CDS encoding SDR family NAD(P)-dependent oxidoreductase, with translation MTDAPATPAARPITLITGASRGIGRAIAERLAADGHDLALTYRERRDAAEEVADACRALGARVELFEVDFADLEAADRLVPEVVAALGAMTGLVNNAGITGRIGGFLDAPIEESELVFRINVLAPIVVTRAAIAHMSTDLGGSGGAIVNISSGAATNGSPHTYVPYAMSKAALNILTLGTAREFAAAGVRVNTVSPGTTYTEIHAAAGRPNAPEERAPRIPMQRAGHPHEIAGAVAYLLSDDASYTTGTDIRVAGGN, from the coding sequence ATGACGGATGCCCCTGCCACGCCCGCTGCCCGCCCGATCACGCTCATCACCGGTGCGAGCCGCGGCATCGGGCGCGCGATCGCCGAACGCCTCGCCGCCGACGGGCACGACCTCGCGCTGACGTACCGCGAACGCAGAGATGCCGCCGAAGAGGTCGCTGATGCGTGCCGCGCGCTCGGCGCGCGCGTCGAACTGTTCGAGGTGGATTTCGCCGACCTCGAGGCTGCCGACCGGCTCGTTCCCGAGGTCGTCGCCGCTCTCGGCGCGATGACCGGCCTGGTGAACAATGCCGGCATCACCGGCCGCATCGGCGGATTCCTCGATGCGCCGATCGAGGAATCGGAGCTGGTCTTCCGCATCAACGTGCTCGCCCCGATCGTGGTGACCCGTGCGGCGATCGCGCACATGTCCACCGACCTCGGCGGTTCAGGCGGTGCGATCGTGAACATCTCGTCCGGTGCGGCGACGAACGGCTCGCCGCACACCTACGTGCCGTACGCGATGAGCAAGGCCGCACTCAACATCCTCACGCTCGGCACCGCACGTGAGTTCGCGGCGGCGGGCGTCCGCGTGAACACCGTCTCCCCGGGCACGACGTACACCGAGATCCACGCGGCGGCCGGTCGCCCCAACGCGCCCGAGGAGCGCGCGCCACGCATTCCCATGCAGCGCGCGGGGCATCCGCACGAGATCGCCGGCGCGGTCGCCTACCTGCTCTCCGACGACGCGTCGTACACGACCGGCACCGACATCCGCGTCGCGGGCGGCAACTGA